In Anolis carolinensis isolate JA03-04 unplaced genomic scaffold, rAnoCar3.1.pri scaffold_14, whole genome shotgun sequence, the following proteins share a genomic window:
- the li-ac-37 gene encoding uncharacterized protein li-ac-37, whose product MSAAGYGNQCYASCPASTVTIQPPPFVLSIPGPALYCPDQAFGIEQFNPCAGYGGGYGAIGSSGGGFSGGSSGGLSIGSGLGGGSGGMGGGGGGFGGMGGLGRGGMGGTGYGGRIGGLGGGFGSGGRLGGGSSGGLGGVSTGSSIGGGRGGSIGGGRRGSIGGGSGGISGGGRRGSIGGGSGGISGGGSRGSIGGGSGGISGGGRRGSIGGGPGGISGGGRRGSIGGVSGGVSGSGRRGSIGGVSGGISGGGRRGSIGGGSGGVSGSGRRGSIGGGSGGSISGGMGGSGRRGSTSSVGSGGRRGSVGGGMGIGGSGGSMGGGGTSTTYSSGRRYSGGRRYSGSGGRRYSGSGGGFGSGGYGSGGYSGGYGSGGYGSGGYGSGGYSSSSRYGGGYGSGGYGSGGYGSGGYSGGYGSGGYGSGGYGSGGYSSSSRYGGGYGSGGYGSGGYSSGGYGSGGYGSGGYGSGGFGSSGGSGGRTVKYSVSRGYGGSSGGGYYGGSYGGVLALMPSNVCYSCN is encoded by the coding sequence ATGTCTGCTGCGGGATACGGAAACCAGTGCTATGCCAGCTGTCCTGCATCTACAGTGACGATACAGCCACCACCCTTCGTCCTATCCATCCCAGGGCCAGCACTTTACTGTCCAGACCAAGCCTTCGGCATTGAGCAATTCAACCCCTGTGCAGGCTATGGTGGTGGATATGGTGCCATCGGAAGCAGTGGAGGAGGATTCAGTGGTGGCAGCAGTGGTGGTTTAAGCATCGGTAGTGGTTTGGGTGGTGGTAGTGGAGgtatgggtggtggtggtggaggtttCGGTGGCATGGGTGGTTTAGGTAGAGGTGGTATGGGAGGAACAGGTTATGGTGGACGTATTGGTGGCCTGGGAGGTGGTTTTGGCAGTGGTGGTAGATTGGGAGGTGGCTCAAGTGGTGGTTTGGGTGGTGTTAGCACTGGTAGCAGCATAGGTGGTGGACGTGGAGGAAGCATAGGTGGGGGACGAAGAGGCAGCATTGGTGGTGGATCAGGAGGCATCAGTGGTGGTGGACGTAGAGGTAGCATTGGTGGTGGATCAGGGGGCATCAGTGGTGGTGGAAGTAGAGGTAGCATTGGTGGTGGATCAGGAGGCATCAGTGGTGGTGGACGTAGAGGCAGTATAGGTGGTGGACCAGGAGGCATCAGTGGTGGTGGACGTAGAGGAAGTATAGGTGGTGTATCAGGAGGCGTCAGTGGTAGTGGACGTAGAGGCAGTATAGGTGGTGTATCAGGAGGCATCAGTGGTGGTGGACGTAGAGGCAGTATAGGTGGTGGATCAGGAGGCGTCAGTGGTAGTGGACGTAGAGGCAGTATAGGTGGTGGATCAGGAGGCAGCATTTCTGGTGGCATGGGTGGTAGTGGACGAAGAGGCAGCACCAGTAGTGTTGGCAGTGGAGGTCGAAGAGGAAGCGTAGGTGGTGGCATGGGCATTGGAGGATCGGGAGGCAGCATGGGTGGTGGTGGCACCAGCACCACATACAGCAGTGGTCGTCGATACAGCGGCGGTCGCCGTTATAGTGGCAGTGGTGGTCGCCGTTacagtggtagtggtggtggattTGGCAGTGGTGGGTATGGCAGTGGCGGATATAGTGGCGGATATGGCAGCGGTGGATATGGCAGTGGTGGATATGGAAGTGGTGGATACAGCAGCAGTAGCCGATATGGTGGCGGATATGGTAGCGGTGGATATGGCAGTGGTGGGTATGGCAGTGGCGGATATAGTGGCGGATACGGCAGTGGTGGATACGGCAGTGGTGGATATGGAAGTGGTGGATACAGCAGCAGTAGCAGATATGGTGGCGGATATGGTAGCGGTGGATATGGCAGTGGCGGATACAGCAGTGGTGGATATGGAAGCGGTGGATATGGCAGTGGTGGATATGGAAGCGGTGGATTTGGCAGCAGTGGCGGATCTGGTGGCAGAACTGTCAAATATTCTGTCAGCCGCGGCTATGGTGGAAGCAGTGGGGGCGGTTATTACGGTGGTTCCTATGGTGGAGTCTTGGCTCTCATGCCAAGCAACGTTTGCTACTCCTGCAATTAA